In Pseudobdellovibrionaceae bacterium, the following proteins share a genomic window:
- a CDS encoding S1 RNA-binding domain-containing protein — MAKKDIFGDDIVDNEKGDYEAFLQQANAPVGRLSVGDRFTGEILSVSKDEIYVSTSSPLDAVIAAKELRDESGQVSVKPGDRIEVVVTQVREDSIKVKPAQSRSGTDEIDNLEDAYDMELPVEGRVLESVKGGFRVQIQSYRAFCPISQMDLGPANNADDYVGKKFEFLITQIDESHRNIVVSRKKLLQLMRADREGEVLGSIKEGDVVEGTVKRIEAFGAFVEVAPLVDGLVHISEISWARVKHPAEVLEVGMPVKVKVLKVQEQEDRLQISLSLKQGGGEQDPWLRFTELNPVGTNIEGTIERKEHFGFFVKLATGVTGLLHQSKWRDAVDGKSIESKKPGDKILVAVERIDLEGHKISLCLQGEGEDQSWREHVNTGATSSSSAMGAFAAAFQKAQKKQ; from the coding sequence ATGGCTAAAAAAGACATTTTTGGTGACGATATTGTCGATAATGAAAAGGGCGATTACGAGGCCTTTTTGCAGCAGGCAAATGCCCCTGTGGGCCGCCTGTCGGTGGGAGATCGCTTTACTGGCGAAATCCTGTCAGTCAGCAAAGATGAAATCTATGTATCCACCTCAAGTCCCCTGGACGCTGTAATCGCCGCCAAGGAACTGCGGGATGAATCGGGGCAGGTGTCTGTTAAGCCTGGTGACCGCATTGAAGTGGTGGTCACCCAGGTGCGCGAGGACTCGATCAAAGTAAAACCCGCCCAGTCCCGCTCGGGAACAGATGAGATCGACAATTTGGAAGATGCCTACGACATGGAATTGCCCGTTGAGGGCCGTGTATTGGAATCCGTCAAAGGTGGCTTCCGCGTACAAATTCAAAGTTACCGCGCCTTTTGCCCCATCAGTCAGATGGATTTGGGGCCGGCCAACAATGCCGATGACTACGTCGGGAAGAAGTTTGAGTTTCTCATCACCCAGATTGACGAAAGCCATCGCAACATTGTGGTCTCAAGAAAAAAGCTCTTGCAATTGATGCGCGCCGACCGCGAGGGCGAAGTCCTGGGCTCGATCAAAGAAGGCGATGTCGTAGAAGGAACGGTTAAACGCATTGAAGCCTTTGGCGCCTTTGTCGAGGTGGCTCCATTAGTCGATGGCTTGGTTCACATTTCGGAAATTTCCTGGGCCCGAGTCAAGCACCCAGCCGAGGTGTTGGAAGTGGGAATGCCGGTCAAAGTGAAAGTGCTCAAGGTTCAGGAGCAGGAGGATCGTCTGCAGATCTCCCTATCGCTGAAACAAGGTGGCGGCGAGCAAGACCCTTGGTTGCGCTTCACCGAACTCAATCCTGTGGGCACCAACATTGAGGGCACTATTGAACGCAAGGAGCATTTTGGCTTTTTTGTGAAGCTTGCCACCGGCGTGACAGGTCTTCTTCACCAATCCAAATGGCGGGACGCTGTTGACGGCAAATCTATCGAAAGCAAAAAACCGGGGGACAAGATCCTCGTCGCCGTGGAGAGAATCGATCTGGAAGGGCACAAAATCAGCTTGTGCCTCCAGGGCGAAGGTGAAGACCAATCCTGGCGGGAACACGTCAACACTGGCGCTACCTCATCTTCGTCTGCTATGGGAGCCTTTGCTGCCGCTTTTCAAAAGGCGCAGAAGAAGCAATAA
- a CDS encoding S1 RNA-binding domain-containing protein — protein MQLMRADREGEVLGSIKEGDVVEGTVKRIEAFGAFVEVAPFSRWLGSYFEISWPGSNTRPRCWKWNAGQSESAQGSGSRRIGCRFLLSLKQGGGEQDPGCASPNSILWAPTLKALLSVRNTSVFL, from the coding sequence TTGCAATTGATGCGCGCTGACCGCGAGGGCGAAGTTCTGGGCTCGATCAAAGAAGGCGATGTCGTAGAAGGAACGGTTAAACGCATTGAAGCCTTTGGCGCCTTTGTCGAGGTGGCTCCCTTTAGTCGATGGCTTGGTTCATATTTCGAAATCTCCTGGCCTGGGTCAAACACCCGGCCGAGGTGTTGGAAGTGGAATGCCGGTCAAAGTGAAAGTGCTCAAGGTTCAGGGAGCAGGAGGATCGGCTGCAGATTTCTCTTGTCGCTCAAACAAGGCGGTGGGGAGCAAGACCCTGGTTGCGCTTCACCGAACTCAATCCTGTGGGCACCAACATTGAAGGCACTATTGAGCGTAAGAAACACTTCGGTTTTTTTGTGA
- a CDS encoding S1 RNA-binding domain-containing protein — protein MPPCGPPVGGDRFTGEILSVSKDEIYVSTSSPLDAVIAAKELRDESGQVSVKPGDRIEVVVTQVREDSIKVKPAQSRSGTDEIDNLEDAYDMELPLRAVLNPSKVASACKFKVTAPFAPSVRWIWGRPTMPMTTSGRSLSFSSPRLTKAIATLWSQEKSFCN, from the coding sequence ATGCCCCCCTGTGGGCCGCCTGTCGGTGGAGATCGGTTTACTGGCGAAATCCTGTCAGTCAGCAAAGATGAAATCTATGTGTCCACCTCAAGTCCCCTGGACGCTGTAATCGCCGCCAAGGAACTGCGGGATGAATCAGGGCAGGTGTCTGTTAAGCCTGGTGACCGGATTGAAGTGGTGGTCACCCAGGTGCGCGAGGACTCGATCAAAGTAAAACCCGCCCAGTCCCGCTCGGGAACAGATGAGATCGACAATTTGGAAGATGCCTACGACATGGAATTGCCGTTGAGGGCCGTATTGAATCCGTCAAAGGTGGCTTCCGCGTGCAAATTCAAAGTTACCGCGCCTTTTGCCCCATCAGTCAGATGGATTTGGGGCCGGCCAACAATGCCGATGACTACGTCGGGAAGAAGTTTGAGTTTCTCATCACCCAGATTGACGAAAGCCATCGCAACATTGTGGTCTCAAGAAAAAAGCTTTTGCAATTGA
- a CDS encoding fibronectin type III domain-containing protein has translation MERLFESLNSTNFTGHIKLWALCLALLTLTACRQPTEDEDVIPPNIMVVAVQPASNLAAGQEVTFTVAIRDWQGGPINSGPDATAPVTVSMASGTGPLFGTTTINAVNGIATFSGTGLYFTQVGLKSLVVSKPANGASGILTASTNPISVYNGGAALFSITQQPVASYAPGQAILLSYELRDSWGNMVTVGPDASANISLSLQSGTGSLTGTTNLALSGGVVSFTATEAVGVDTSGTGKVVRATKADTSGSGGTGPLSVDTNSFTILSVDPPTGLSLVTPATSPGNNTTPTIRASGVTSGYQVHLFSDAGCTTQVGTGTAAGATIDITLAPALTEGSYTIYGQQEDSFSNVSACSTASVNYDLDLTPPNPATALTLNSSFAPNSATSPLLGWTASTSPDVAAYKVALGTTSGGEETVVYMNPDTGTSHTFTGLSLTECSAGAPVYWPSVKVIDNAGNESAATHLSGFRLDTTAPSIAGSPSTVGDANATQSATASWSGASENCSLINYEYAIGTTPGATDVLNWKDVALVTSYQAVDGVDGVSIAVSNGVYYYTSVRAIDEVGLVSTPVTSGGWRFVQPADAITDLAYAGRTKSSVDLSWSSPNDNGAAITDYFVEYKETSSGTWLVFSDGVGAGTTATVTGLLASTSYDFRVRSFNGGNSPYSNVLTQETAPDDPFFDPTVFSAMNLGGATDSAIVALDDNTTINLNGSPLAGSPANAGQVLTFASAVGDVITADKPIFVAGRLIAGGSDQNQGNIVWNSPDWAGKDFITVGSRDAEHVITIYAFENTNITITEGAATHVNNDPVTAGSFATYRMPNNAGYKIASTGTITAYQYSEGTANDRVSDNLPILPPATDIIGIPSRTGQYTTIAASTSYNWYESDNTTGSGTMTEGVFVSAGGNGSQYSSPASRVIANDPIIGRSNADSDGYDSSPFIPRAFMKQRYAINHLAEWVSFASDQPATIQVFQPGGSHTTLTLSKTGNNPLSPYFGRLTAVPQGTIFESNVGFAAYYESDEAAEGSSVMEDETVLFGANGVGLPVHHKLKLWLDAKDANTLYQANDCTSIVSSDGESVGCWKDKSLHGNNATQSGANKPTWKQSVAELAGAPGVDFDGGTNYLNFAQSLVDSTEYTIFAVVHRDTTAANNYFMGTQSAVANQGLHMGFDANTSFRLSQYANDLSVTTPGQIDSSVALVWGKLDSTGKTVFHNGLTNTDATATQISSPGQGVIGRGFDANGFDGQVAELIVFTRALSAGEIDLMEEYLRDKWLRPTLLSNVRLWLDSSDTSKLYTDAGCSTNVTAPGNNVLCWKDKSGNGYEARQSSGTVQWQNDGGRDVVAFSADSLVINGATSGAVFNDATTLRQMDVFAVMRTTATGSDGFLFHHPAGNGISAKVPNGSNLAQINMDAAAGGTLTAPWGGDTATYYRWNFVSDQIGGEQAMFRDNNLLNLDGDANAVAIGTENFYIGAENGSANFQNMNLSTLLIFESKLTTAERHMIRAYLDSKN, from the coding sequence ATGGAACGTTTGTTTGAGTCTCTTAACAGCACGAACTTCACTGGCCACATAAAGCTCTGGGCTTTATGTCTCGCCCTGCTGACCCTAACGGCCTGTCGCCAACCCACCGAAGATGAAGACGTTATTCCACCCAATATCATGGTCGTCGCTGTCCAGCCCGCGAGCAATCTTGCCGCCGGCCAAGAAGTCACCTTCACTGTGGCCATTCGCGACTGGCAAGGCGGCCCCATTAATTCAGGCCCCGATGCCACAGCCCCCGTGACGGTAAGTATGGCCAGCGGAACGGGTCCGTTGTTTGGAACGACAACCATCAATGCCGTCAACGGCATCGCAACTTTCTCCGGCACCGGTCTTTACTTCACCCAAGTGGGCCTCAAAAGCTTAGTGGTCTCCAAGCCCGCCAATGGTGCATCAGGAATCTTAACCGCCAGCACCAATCCCATCAGTGTTTACAACGGGGGCGCTGCTTTATTCAGTATCACCCAGCAACCGGTGGCAAGTTACGCCCCCGGGCAGGCCATTTTGTTGAGCTACGAACTCAGAGACTCCTGGGGCAACATGGTCACGGTTGGACCCGATGCTTCGGCCAACATCTCTTTGAGTTTACAATCTGGCACTGGAAGTCTCACTGGCACTACCAACTTGGCCTTGTCCGGCGGAGTGGTGAGCTTTACCGCCACTGAAGCTGTGGGTGTAGATACTTCGGGAACAGGCAAGGTTGTTCGCGCCACCAAGGCCGACACTTCAGGTTCTGGTGGTACCGGGCCTCTGAGTGTCGACACCAATAGCTTTACCATTCTCAGTGTCGATCCTCCAACCGGACTTTCATTGGTGACACCTGCCACTTCGCCAGGTAACAATACCACACCCACCATTCGCGCCTCGGGAGTGACCAGCGGCTACCAGGTTCACCTGTTCAGTGATGCCGGATGCACAACCCAGGTGGGAACGGGCACAGCGGCAGGCGCAACCATTGACATCACTCTTGCCCCGGCCCTGACAGAAGGCAGTTACACCATTTACGGTCAGCAGGAAGATAGCTTTAGCAATGTGTCGGCCTGTTCTACGGCCAGTGTGAACTATGATCTTGACCTGACACCTCCCAATCCTGCGACGGCTCTGACTTTGAATTCGAGTTTCGCTCCAAACTCAGCCACATCACCGCTGCTTGGCTGGACGGCATCCACCAGCCCCGATGTGGCTGCTTACAAAGTCGCCCTTGGCACCACCTCAGGTGGAGAAGAAACTGTCGTCTACATGAACCCCGACACGGGTACCTCTCACACCTTTACGGGTCTAAGCCTCACCGAGTGTTCGGCCGGAGCGCCGGTCTATTGGCCTTCGGTGAAGGTGATTGATAACGCCGGCAACGAGTCAGCGGCCACTCACCTCAGTGGATTTCGCCTCGACACCACCGCACCCAGCATTGCTGGATCGCCATCGACGGTGGGTGACGCCAATGCCACCCAGTCGGCAACCGCCAGTTGGAGTGGGGCCAGTGAAAATTGCAGCCTTATCAATTACGAATACGCCATTGGCACCACGCCTGGAGCCACTGATGTGCTCAATTGGAAAGATGTGGCCTTAGTCACTAGCTACCAGGCGGTTGATGGTGTCGACGGTGTGAGTATTGCCGTTTCCAACGGTGTTTATTACTACACCTCTGTTCGTGCCATTGACGAAGTCGGACTTGTCTCCACACCAGTGACCAGTGGAGGTTGGCGCTTTGTCCAGCCCGCTGATGCCATCACCGATCTCGCCTATGCCGGTCGTACCAAGTCCAGTGTCGATCTGTCCTGGTCCTCTCCCAATGACAACGGAGCGGCCATCACCGATTATTTTGTGGAATACAAAGAGACCTCCTCCGGCACTTGGCTGGTCTTCAGTGACGGAGTGGGAGCGGGAACCACAGCCACGGTCACCGGCCTCCTAGCCTCAACCAGCTATGACTTTCGCGTGCGCTCCTTTAACGGCGGCAACTCTCCTTACTCAAATGTCCTCACTCAGGAAACCGCCCCTGATGATCCGTTTTTTGATCCCACTGTCTTTAGCGCCATGAACTTGGGCGGCGCCACCGACAGCGCCATTGTTGCCCTCGACGACAACACCACCATCAATCTCAATGGCTCTCCCCTTGCTGGAAGTCCTGCCAACGCCGGACAGGTTCTCACCTTTGCCAGTGCGGTAGGTGATGTCATCACTGCAGATAAGCCCATCTTTGTCGCCGGCCGATTGATTGCCGGTGGCAGTGACCAAAATCAGGGAAACATTGTCTGGAACTCTCCCGACTGGGCGGGTAAGGACTTCATTACCGTTGGCAGCCGGGATGCCGAACACGTAATTACCATCTATGCATTTGAAAACACCAATATTACCATCACTGAAGGCGCCGCCACCCACGTCAACAATGACCCTGTCACCGCTGGAAGCTTTGCCACTTATCGCATGCCGAACAATGCGGGTTACAAAATTGCCTCCACGGGAACCATCACTGCCTATCAGTATTCTGAAGGCACTGCCAATGATCGGGTGAGTGACAACCTGCCGATTTTGCCGCCCGCAACCGACATCATTGGCATTCCTAGTCGCACAGGTCAGTACACGACGATCGCTGCTTCAACCAGTTACAACTGGTACGAATCCGACAACACTACCGGCAGCGGCACCATGACAGAAGGGGTTTTTGTGTCGGCCGGCGGTAACGGCTCCCAGTACAGCTCGCCGGCCTCGCGCGTGATAGCCAACGATCCCATCATTGGCCGCAGTAATGCTGACAGTGACGGCTATGACTCTTCACCTTTTATTCCTCGCGCCTTTATGAAACAACGCTACGCCATTAACCACCTAGCCGAATGGGTGAGCTTTGCCTCCGATCAACCGGCCACGATCCAGGTTTTTCAACCAGGTGGCAGCCATACCACCCTGACCTTGAGTAAGACCGGCAATAATCCTTTGAGTCCTTACTTTGGACGACTCACGGCTGTTCCCCAAGGGACGATTTTTGAATCCAATGTGGGCTTTGCAGCCTATTATGAGTCTGACGAGGCCGCTGAAGGTTCCAGTGTGATGGAAGATGAAACCGTTCTCTTTGGTGCAAATGGTGTGGGACTCCCTGTGCATCACAAGTTGAAACTGTGGCTTGATGCCAAAGATGCCAATACCCTTTACCAAGCCAACGATTGCACCAGCATTGTCAGCAGTGATGGTGAGAGCGTGGGCTGCTGGAAGGACAAGTCCCTACACGGAAACAACGCCACCCAGAGTGGCGCCAACAAACCCACCTGGAAACAATCGGTCGCCGAGCTTGCCGGCGCTCCCGGGGTGGATTTTGATGGCGGCACCAACTACCTAAACTTTGCCCAGTCCCTTGTGGACAGCACTGAGTACACGATTTTCGCCGTTGTCCATCGCGACACCACAGCGGCGAACAATTACTTTATGGGAACTCAGTCAGCGGTGGCCAACCAAGGCCTCCACATGGGATTTGACGCCAACACATCTTTCCGTTTGAGCCAGTACGCCAATGACCTCAGTGTAACCACTCCTGGACAAATTGATTCCTCGGTCGCCCTGGTTTGGGGAAAACTCGACTCCACTGGTAAAACCGTGTTTCACAATGGTCTGACCAACACCGATGCCACCGCCACCCAGATCTCAAGTCCTGGACAAGGAGTGATAGGTCGCGGATTTGATGCCAATGGCTTTGATGGCCAGGTGGCAGAATTGATCGTCTTTACTCGCGCACTCAGCGCGGGCGAAATTGACCTCATGGAAGAGTACTTGCGCGACAAGTGGTTAAGACCCACCCTGCTCTCCAATGTGCGTCTGTGGCTGGATAGTTCTGATACCAGCAAACTCTACACTGATGCCGGTTGCTCGACCAATGTGACCGCACCCGGTAACAATGTGCTCTGTTGGAAGGATAAATCCGGTAATGGCTACGAGGCCAGACAGAGTAGCGGTACGGTCCAGTGGCAAAACGATGGTGGCCGGGACGTGGTGGCCTTTAGCGCCGACAGCCTGGTGATTAACGGCGCCACCAGTGGGGCAGTCTTTAACGATGCCACCACCTTGAGGCAAATGGACGTTTTTGCGGTGATGAGAACAACAGCTACAGGTAGCGATGGATTTCTCTTCCATCATCCGGCTGGTAACGGCATTTCGGCAAAGGTCCCCAATGGCAGTAACTTGGCCCAAATCAACATGGACGCGGCCGCCGGTGGCACCCTCACCGCACCTTGGGGAGGCGACACCGCCACCTACTACCGATGGAACTTTGTTTCCGATCAAATTGGCGGCGAGCAGGCCATGTTCCGCGACAACAACTTGCTCAACTTAGATGGCGACGCCAATGCTGTGGCCATTGGCACCGAGAACTTTTACATTGGTGCCGAAAACGGCTCCGCCAACTTCCAAAACATGAACCTCTCCACCCTACTGATTTTTGAAAGCAAGCTCACCACTGCCGAACGGCACATGATTAGGGCCTATCTCGACAGTAAGAACTAA
- a CDS encoding TIGR02147 family protein: MNTGQSARLWLQEEYDARRKRNPSFSLRAFAQVLQIPPGRLSEILNQKRPITHKMARHLADRLELDPQAKQALLNRIQQSGKGMAAPQGKMENSIESSGDYIQLSLDHFHALADWYHFAILSLTEVRGFKSDAKWIAQRLGISVTQVKSAIERLTRLDLLVEKDGAWVATNKSLTTPTDIASPALRSSHRQSLRQAIDCLETVELADRDITSITMAIDRSKIEPAKKMIRTFRRQLCAFLEEGEKTEVYNLNVQLVPVSQIDRNKRSSQ; the protein is encoded by the coding sequence ATGAACACTGGTCAAAGTGCCCGCCTGTGGCTGCAAGAAGAGTACGATGCTCGACGTAAGAGGAACCCCTCTTTCTCCTTGAGAGCCTTTGCCCAGGTTTTGCAGATTCCCCCGGGTCGCCTTTCTGAAATCCTCAATCAAAAGCGCCCGATCACCCATAAGATGGCCCGTCATTTGGCTGACCGCCTGGAGCTAGATCCCCAGGCCAAACAAGCCCTGCTCAATCGCATCCAGCAAAGTGGAAAAGGCATGGCGGCCCCTCAGGGCAAGATGGAAAACTCAATTGAATCATCGGGCGACTATATTCAGCTGTCCCTGGATCACTTTCACGCTCTGGCGGACTGGTATCACTTCGCCATTTTAAGTCTCACCGAAGTGCGGGGTTTTAAGTCCGACGCCAAATGGATCGCTCAGCGATTGGGGATTTCCGTCACTCAGGTGAAGAGTGCGATTGAGCGTCTCACCCGGCTGGATCTTTTAGTGGAAAAAGATGGGGCATGGGTGGCCACCAACAAATCCCTGACCACCCCTACTGATATCGCGTCACCCGCTTTGCGCAGCTCTCACCGGCAAAGTCTCCGCCAAGCCATTGACTGTCTGGAAACTGTGGAGCTCGCTGATCGCGATATCACTTCCATCACCATGGCCATCGATAGGTCAAAAATTGAACCAGCTAAGAAAATGATCCGCACTTTCAGACGTCAACTGTGTGCCTTTCTCGAAGAGGGCGAAAAAACAGAAGTCTATAACCTCAACGTGCAATTGGTCCCCGTCAGCCAAATTGATCGAAATAAAAGGAGTTCTCAATGA
- a CDS encoding c-type cytochrome, which translates to MRMRLLGVALLSSALLAPAAMAGGNAAEGKKKAASCAACHGPDGVSLNPMYPNLAGQSESYLTKQLKAFKAGNRKDPTMSPMAQALTDGDIDNLAAYFAGMKTAKAESAGHKPMSKTEVKYEGAPSGIDPGFVTTSKDVAPRDRLKTADFEKAKQIYFERCAGCHGVLRKGATGKPLTTEITRKLGKDYLKNFITYGSPAGMPNWGTSGELSKGDIDLMAKYLLHEPPTPPEWGMKEMQASWKVIIPVEKRPKKQMNKYNLKNLFSVTLRDVGQVALIDGDSKKIINVVKTGYAVHISRLSTSGRYLYVIGRDAKINLIDLYMETPDNVAEIKIGLEARSVETSKYKGYEDKYAVGGSYWPPQFVMMKGDTLEPLKIMATRGMTVSKQEYHPEPRVAAIVASHKHPEFIINVKETGKVLLVDYSDIDNLRVTNIDTAEFLHDGGWDHTHRYFMTAANKSNKVAVIDSKERKLVKMIDVGKIPHPGRGANFKDPKHGWVWATSHLGDDSISLISTSGRKAWSVVRTLKGQGGGSLFIKTHPKSKNLWVDTPLNPDEKLHQSVAVYNLKDLDKGFERVDIAAMAELGEGAKRVVQPEYNAKGDEVWFSVWNGAKQTSAIVVIDDKTRKMKAVIKDPRLITPTGKFNVMNTMEDIY; encoded by the coding sequence ATGAGGATGCGTTTGCTCGGAGTCGCTCTACTTAGCTCCGCCCTCTTGGCTCCTGCCGCGATGGCTGGTGGAAACGCCGCCGAAGGCAAGAAAAAAGCAGCAAGCTGTGCTGCTTGCCATGGACCGGACGGAGTCAGTTTAAACCCTATGTACCCAAACCTTGCGGGTCAAAGTGAGTCTTACCTGACTAAACAACTGAAAGCGTTTAAGGCAGGGAATCGAAAAGACCCCACAATGAGCCCCATGGCACAGGCGCTGACGGATGGGGACATTGACAATTTGGCGGCTTACTTTGCTGGCATGAAAACAGCCAAAGCAGAAAGCGCCGGACACAAGCCCATGTCTAAGACCGAAGTGAAGTACGAAGGTGCTCCTTCTGGAATTGATCCTGGATTTGTTACCACCTCGAAAGATGTGGCGCCCCGTGATCGTCTGAAGACCGCTGACTTCGAAAAGGCCAAGCAGATTTACTTTGAACGCTGCGCCGGCTGTCACGGAGTTTTGCGTAAAGGCGCCACAGGGAAACCATTGACCACCGAGATCACTCGCAAGCTGGGTAAAGACTACCTGAAGAACTTTATCACCTATGGATCTCCTGCTGGTATGCCCAATTGGGGAACTTCGGGGGAATTGTCAAAAGGCGACATCGACCTGATGGCCAAGTATTTGCTTCATGAGCCGCCCACTCCTCCGGAATGGGGAATGAAGGAGATGCAGGCTTCCTGGAAGGTCATCATTCCAGTTGAGAAGCGCCCCAAAAAGCAAATGAACAAGTACAACCTGAAGAACCTGTTCTCCGTTACTCTTCGTGACGTGGGTCAGGTGGCCTTGATCGATGGTGATTCCAAAAAGATCATCAATGTGGTCAAAACTGGATACGCGGTCCATATTTCCCGCTTGTCTACTTCTGGGCGCTACCTCTATGTGATCGGTCGTGATGCCAAGATCAACCTGATCGACCTATACATGGAAACTCCTGACAACGTGGCAGAGATCAAGATTGGTCTTGAGGCTCGCTCAGTTGAGACTTCCAAGTACAAAGGCTACGAAGACAAGTACGCGGTTGGTGGCTCTTACTGGCCTCCTCAGTTCGTGATGATGAAAGGCGACACTCTTGAGCCCCTCAAGATCATGGCCACTCGTGGTATGACTGTGAGCAAGCAAGAGTATCACCCAGAGCCTCGGGTTGCAGCCATTGTGGCGTCTCACAAGCATCCTGAGTTCATTATCAACGTCAAGGAGACTGGCAAGGTCTTGTTGGTTGACTACTCGGACATCGACAACCTGCGTGTCACCAACATCGACACCGCTGAATTTTTGCATGACGGTGGTTGGGACCACACTCATCGCTACTTCATGACGGCCGCCAATAAATCAAACAAGGTTGCCGTGATCGACTCCAAGGAGCGCAAGCTGGTGAAGATGATCGATGTGGGCAAAATTCCTCATCCCGGTCGTGGCGCCAACTTCAAAGACCCCAAACACGGTTGGGTCTGGGCAACGAGCCACCTGGGTGACGACAGCATTTCCTTGATTTCAACTTCTGGCCGAAAGGCATGGTCGGTTGTACGGACACTCAAGGGCCAAGGTGGTGGTTCCTTGTTCATCAAGACTCACCCCAAATCCAAAAACCTTTGGGTGGACACTCCTCTGAATCCTGACGAAAAACTTCATCAGTCGGTTGCCGTCTACAACCTCAAAGATTTGGACAAGGGCTTTGAGCGCGTCGACATCGCTGCCATGGCCGAGCTGGGTGAAGGCGCCAAGCGTGTGGTTCAGCCTGAGTACAATGCCAAAGGCGACGAGGTATGGTTCTCTGTATGGAACGGAGCCAAACAGACTTCTGCGATTGTGGTGATTGACGACAAAACCCGCAAGATGAAGGCTGTGATCAAGGATCCTCGCCTGATCACTCCTACGGGCAAGTTCAACGTCATGAACACCATGGAAGATATCTATTAA